The Microtus ochrogaster isolate Prairie Vole_2 unplaced genomic scaffold, MicOch1.0 UNK125, whole genome shotgun sequence genome includes a window with the following:
- the Camsap3 gene encoding calmodulin-regulated spectrin-associated protein 3 isoform X3 produces MVEAAPAGSGPLRRTFLVPEIKSLDQYDFSRAKAAASLAWVLRAAFGGAEHVPPELWEPFYTDQYAQEHVKPPVTRLLLSAELYCRAWHQALPQLEPPPSPSALLALLARRGTVPSLPEHPVREADLRHQPILMGAHLAVIDALMVAFSFEWTKTLPGPLALSSLEHKLLFWVDTTVRRLQEKTEQEASQRASPAAPLDGAAPTQPSCPTRWYWKLVPHAIAFCLKESGNKPPMIRYRKDRAIARRAPCFPNVTTLQDLASGAALAATIHCYCPQLLRLEEVCLKDPMSVADSLYNLQLVQDFCASHLPRGCPLSLEDLLYVPPPLKVNLVVLLAEMYMCFEVLKPDFVQAKDLPDGHAVSPRGTETLPSQNNSGSSSPVFNFRHPLLSPGGPQSPLRGSTGSLKSSPSMSHMEALGKAWNRQLSDVDVVMGDPVLLRSVSSDSLGPPHPVSSSSRNPAQPTPESGDLPTIEEALQIIHSAEPRLLPDGAADGSFYLHSPEGLSKPPLASPYPPEGASKPLSDGLNKAPIYITHPETPSKPSPCPTGEVLKPPPPSEGSPKAVASSPAANNSEVKMTSFAERKKQLVKAEAESGTGSPTSTPAAPEALSSEMSELGARLEEKRRAIEAQKRRIEAIFAKHRQRLGKSAFLQVQPREAAGEAEEEAELGSVPGGERPAGEGQGEPSSRPKSVTFSPDLGPVPPEGLGDYNRAVSKLSAALSSLQRDMQRLTDQQQRLLAPPEAPGPAPPPAAWVIPGPTTGPKAASPSPARRAPAARRSPGPGPNPTPRSPKHARPAELKLAPLTRVLTPPHDVDSLPHLRKFSPSQVPVQTRSSILLSEGTPPEESATKPALIEIPLASLGEPTADEEGDGSPPGAEDSLEEEASSEGEPRTGLGFFYKDEDKPEDEMAQKRASLLERQQRRAEEARRRKQWQEAEKEQKREEAARLAQEEVLGLAPAATAAPAAPATRAAVPAEEEVGPRRGDFTRLEYERRAQLKLMDDLDKVLRPRASGTGGPGRGGRRATRPRSGCCDDSALARSPARGLLGSRLSKIYSQSTLSLSTVANEATNNLGVKRPTSRAPSPSGLMSPSRLPGSRERDWENGSNASSPASVPEYTGPRLYKEPSAKSNKFIIHNALSHCCLAGKVNEPQKNRILEEIEKSKANHFLILFRDSSCQFRALYTLSGETEELSRLAGYGPRTVTPAMVEGIYKYNSDRKRFTQIPAKTMSMSVDAFTIQGHLWQSKKPTTPKKGGGTPK; encoded by the exons ATGGTGGAAGCGGCGCCCGCGGGGTCCGGGCCACTGCGGAGGACTTTCCTCGTCCCCGAGATCAAGTCATTGGACCAGTACGATTTCTCTCGGGCCAAGGCGGCGGCGAGTCTGGCGTGGGTGCTGCGGGCCGCATTCGGGGGAGCAG AGCACGTGCCCCCGGAGCTGTGGGAACCGTTCTACACGGACCAGTACGCACAGGAGCACGTGAAGCCCCCGGTGACACGCCTGCTGCTCTCTGCAGAGCTCTACTGCCGGGCCTGGCACCAGGCACTACCGCAGCTCGAGCCACCCCCCAGCCCCTCTGCGCTGCTGGCCTTGCTGGCGAGGAGGGGCACTGTGCCGTCCCTGCCCGAGCACCCGGTGCGCGAGGCTGACCTCAGACACCAGCCGATTCTCATG GGAGCCCACCTAGCTGTCATCGACGCTCTCATGGTTGCCTTCTCCTTTGAGTGGACAAAGACACTGCCTGGTCCCTTGGCTCTGAGCAGCTTGGAGCACAAACTCCTTTTCTGGGTAGACACA ACCGTTCGGCGGCTACAGGAAAAGACAGAACAAGAAGCATCCCAGCGTGCATCTCCTGCAGCTCCTTTGGATGGGGCTGCTCCTACCCAGCCCTCG TGCCCCACACGCTGGTACTGGAAGCTGGTTCCT CACGCAATTGCCTTCTGTTTGAAGGAGTCGGGGAACAAACCCCCTATG ATTCGATACCGCAAGGACCGTGCCATTGCCCGACGGGCCCCCTGTTTTCCAAATGTGACCACCCTTCAAGACCTGGCTAGTGGGGCAGCGCTGGCAGCCACCATCCACTGCTATTGTCCCCAGCTATTGCGGCTTGAGG AGGTGTGTCTCAAGGACCCCATGTCTGTGGCAGACAGCCTGTACAACCTCCAACTGGTGCAAGACTTCTGTGCCTCCCATCTTCCTCGTGGCTGCCCCCTGTCTCTTGAGGACTTGTTGTATGTCCCACCACCCCTCAAG GTCAATCTGGTGGTGCTGTTGGCTGAGATGTATATGTGCTTTGAGGTTCTGAAGCCTGATTTTGTGCAGGCAAAAGACTTGCCTGATGGACACG CTGTCTCTCCCCGGGGTACTGAGACTTTACCATCTCAGAACAACAGCGGGAGCAG TTCTCCTGTGTTCAACTTCCGTCACCCGCTACTGTCACCTGGTGGCCCCCAGTCCCCACTCCGAGGATCCACAG GCTCCCTGAAGTCATCTCCGTCCATGTCTCACATGGAGGCTCTTGGCAAGGCCTGGAACCGCCAGCTTAG CGATGTAGACGTGGTCATGGGAGATCCTGTCCTGCTCCGCTCCGTCAGCTCAGACAGTCTGGGTCCCCCACATCCTGTGTCGTCATCATCCCGGAATCCTGCTCAGCCAACCCCAGAATCTGGAGACCTACCCACAATTGAAGAGGCCCTGCAGATCATCCACAGTGCTGAGCCCCGGCTGCTCCCTGATGGGGCCGCCGACGGCAGCTTCTACCTCCATTCTCCTGAGGGCCTCTCCAAACCACCGCTGGCCTCTCCTTACCCTCCTGAAGGAGCCTCAAAGCCACTGTCCGATGGGCTCAACAAAGCGCCCATCTATATAACCCACCCTGAGACCCCTTCAAAACCATCTCCCTGCCCAACAGGGGAGGTATTGAAACCACCGCCCCCATCTGAGGGGTCCCCAAAAGCTGTGGCTTCATCCCCCGCAGCCAACAACTCAGAAGTGAAGATGACCAGTTTTGCTGAACGCAAGAAACAGCTGGTGAAGGCTGAGGCCGAATCAGGAACGGGGTCTCCAACATCCACTCCCGCAGCACCTgaggccttgagctcagagatgaGCGAGCTGGGAGCGCGACTGGAGGAAAAGCGCCGAGCCATAGAGGCTCAGAAGCGACGCATTGAGGCCATCTTTGCCAAGCACAGGCAGAGATTGGGCAAGAGTGCTTTCCTGCAGGTGCAGCCTCGGGAGGCTGcaggggaggctgaggaggaggctGAGCTGGGCTCAGTTCCTGGTGGGGAACGACCAGCAGGTGAGGGCCAGGGTGAGCCATCCTCACGGCCTAAGTCAGTTACCTTCTCTCCAGATCTGGGCCCAGTGCCCCCAGAGGGACTGGGGGATTACAATCGAGCAGTCAGTAAGCTGAGTGCCGCTCTGAGCTCTCTGCAACGGGACATGCAGAGGCTCACAGACCAGCAACAGCGGCTTCTGGCCCCTCCAGAGGCCCCTGGACCTGCCCCACCACCTGCAGCCTGGGTCATCCCCGGACCCACCACTGGGCCTAAAGCGGCATCCCCTAGTCCTGCCCGTCGAGCCCCAGCTGCCAGGCGCAGCCCAGGGCCAGGCCCCAACCCGACACCCCGTAGTCCAAAACATGCAAGGCCGGCAGAGCTGAAGCTTGCACCCCTAACAAGGGTGCTCACACCACCCCATGATGTAGACAGCCTCCCTCACCTACGCAAGTTCTCACCCAGCCAGGTGCCTGTACAGACTCGCTCTTCTATCCTCCTGTCGGAGGGGACGCCTCCCGAGGAGTCCGCCACCAAGCCTGCCCTCATTGAGATCCCCCTAGCCAGCCTGGGAGAGCCTACTGCTGATGAGGAGGGAGATGGGAGCCCCCCTGGGGCTGAGGATTCCTTAGAGGAAGAGGCATCTTCTGAGGGAGAGCCCCGGACTGGCCTTGGATTCTTTTATAAG GACGAAGACAAACCTGaggatgagatggctcagaagcgAGCCAGCCTGCTTGAGAGACAGCAGAGGCGGGCAGAGGAGGCCCGGCGGCGTAAACAGTGGCAGGAGGCTGAGAAGGAACAGAAACGGGAAGAGGCAGCAAG GCTGGCTCAGGAGGAGGTCCTAGGCTTGGCCCCTGCAGCCACTGCAGCCCCTGCAGCCCCTGCTACCAGAGCTGCGGTCCCAGCTGAGGAGGAGGTGGGCCCCCGGAGAGGGGACTTCACCAGGCTTGAGTATGAGCGCCGGGCACAACTGAAGCTGATGGATGACCTTGATAAGGTGCTACGACCCCGGGCCTCAGGGACCGGGGGACCAGGGCGGGGCGGGCGCAGGGCCACCCGGCCACGCTCTGGTTGCTGTGATGACTCAGCCCTGGCAAGAAGCCCAGCCCGCGGCCTGCTGG GCTCACGACTCAGCAAGATCTATTCCCAGTCCACACTGTCCCTGTCTACTGTGGCCAATGAGGCTACCAATAATCTTGGTGTGAAGAGACCCACATCTCG GGCCCCTTCTCCATCAGGCCTCATGTCTCCAAGCCGCCTGCCTGGCAGTCGAGAGCGTGACTGGGAGAACGGAAGCAATGCTTCTTCGCCAGCATCAGTGCCTGAGTACACAG GTCCCCGGCTGTATAAAGAACCCAGCGCCAAGTCTAACAAGTTTATCATCCACAATGCCTTGTCACACTGCTGCCTGGCAGGCAAGGTGAACGAGCCCCAGAAGAACCGAATTCTCGAG GAAATCGAGAAGAGCAAGGCCAACCACTTCCTGATTCTCTTCCGGGACTCAAGCTGCCAGTTTCGGGCGCTCTACACTCTTTCTGGGGAGACGGAGGAGCTGTCGAGGCTGGCAGGCTATGGGCCTCGTACTGTCACCCCAGCCATGGTAGAGGGCATCTATAAGTACAACTCAGACCGCAAACGCTTTACCCAGATCCCTGCCAAGACCATGTCTATGAGTGTGGATGCCTTCACTATCCAGGGACACCTTTGGCAAAGCAAGAAGCCTACCACGCCCAAGAAGGGTGGCGGCACCCCCAAATAG
- the Camsap3 gene encoding calmodulin-regulated spectrin-associated protein 3 isoform X1: MVEAAPAGSGPLRRTFLVPEIKSLDQYDFSRAKAAASLAWVLRAAFGGAEHVPPELWEPFYTDQYAQEHVKPPVTRLLLSAELYCRAWHQALPQLEPPPSPSALLALLARRGTVPSLPEHPVREADLRHQPILMGAHLAVIDALMVAFSFEWTKTLPGPLALSSLEHKLLFWVDTTVRRLQEKTEQEASQRASPAAPLDGAAPTQPSCPTRWYWKLVPHAIAFCLKESGNKPPMIRYRKDRAIARRAPCFPNVTTLQDLASGAALAATIHCYCPQLLRLEEVCLKDPMSVADSLYNLQLVQDFCASHLPRGCPLSLEDLLYVPPPLKVNLVVLLAEMYMCFEVLKPDFVQAKDLPDGHAVSPRGTETLPSQNNSGSSSPVFNFRHPLLSPGGPQSPLRGSTGSLKSSPSMSHMEALGKAWNRQLSRPLSQAVSFSTPFGLDSDVDVVMGDPVLLRSVSSDSLGPPHPVSSSSRNPAQPTPESGDLPTIEEALQIIHSAEPRLLPDGAADGSFYLHSPEGLSKPPLASPYPPEGASKPLSDGLNKAPIYITHPETPSKPSPCPTGEVLKPPPPSEGSPKAVASSPAANNSEVKMTSFAERKKQLVKAEAESGTGSPTSTPAAPEALSSEMSELGARLEEKRRAIEAQKRRIEAIFAKHRQRLGKSAFLQVQPREAAGEAEEEAELGSVPGGERPAGEGQGEPSSRPKSVTFSPDLGPVPPEGLGDYNRAVSKLSAALSSLQRDMQRLTDQQQRLLAPPEAPGPAPPPAAWVIPGPTTGPKAASPSPARRAPAARRSPGPGPNPTPRSPKHARPAELKLAPLTRVLTPPHDVDSLPHLRKFSPSQVPVQTRSSILLSEGTPPEESATKPALIEIPLASLGEPTADEEGDGSPPGAEDSLEEEASSEGEPRTGLGFFYKDEDKPEDEMAQKRASLLERQQRRAEEARRRKQWQEAEKEQKREEAARLAQEEVLGLAPAATAAPAAPATRAAVPAEEEVGPRRGDFTRLEYERRAQLKLMDDLDKVLRPRASGTGGPGRGGRRATRPRSGCCDDSALARSPARGLLGSRLSKIYSQSTLSLSTVANEATNNLGVKRPTSRAPSPSGLMSPSRLPGSRERDWENGSNASSPASVPEYTGPRLYKEPSAKSNKFIIHNALSHCCLAGKVNEPQKNRILEEIEKSKANHFLILFRDSSCQFRALYTLSGETEELSRLAGYGPRTVTPAMVEGIYKYNSDRKRFTQIPAKTMSMSVDAFTIQGHLWQSKKPTTPKKGGGTPK; this comes from the exons ATGGTGGAAGCGGCGCCCGCGGGGTCCGGGCCACTGCGGAGGACTTTCCTCGTCCCCGAGATCAAGTCATTGGACCAGTACGATTTCTCTCGGGCCAAGGCGGCGGCGAGTCTGGCGTGGGTGCTGCGGGCCGCATTCGGGGGAGCAG AGCACGTGCCCCCGGAGCTGTGGGAACCGTTCTACACGGACCAGTACGCACAGGAGCACGTGAAGCCCCCGGTGACACGCCTGCTGCTCTCTGCAGAGCTCTACTGCCGGGCCTGGCACCAGGCACTACCGCAGCTCGAGCCACCCCCCAGCCCCTCTGCGCTGCTGGCCTTGCTGGCGAGGAGGGGCACTGTGCCGTCCCTGCCCGAGCACCCGGTGCGCGAGGCTGACCTCAGACACCAGCCGATTCTCATG GGAGCCCACCTAGCTGTCATCGACGCTCTCATGGTTGCCTTCTCCTTTGAGTGGACAAAGACACTGCCTGGTCCCTTGGCTCTGAGCAGCTTGGAGCACAAACTCCTTTTCTGGGTAGACACA ACCGTTCGGCGGCTACAGGAAAAGACAGAACAAGAAGCATCCCAGCGTGCATCTCCTGCAGCTCCTTTGGATGGGGCTGCTCCTACCCAGCCCTCG TGCCCCACACGCTGGTACTGGAAGCTGGTTCCT CACGCAATTGCCTTCTGTTTGAAGGAGTCGGGGAACAAACCCCCTATG ATTCGATACCGCAAGGACCGTGCCATTGCCCGACGGGCCCCCTGTTTTCCAAATGTGACCACCCTTCAAGACCTGGCTAGTGGGGCAGCGCTGGCAGCCACCATCCACTGCTATTGTCCCCAGCTATTGCGGCTTGAGG AGGTGTGTCTCAAGGACCCCATGTCTGTGGCAGACAGCCTGTACAACCTCCAACTGGTGCAAGACTTCTGTGCCTCCCATCTTCCTCGTGGCTGCCCCCTGTCTCTTGAGGACTTGTTGTATGTCCCACCACCCCTCAAG GTCAATCTGGTGGTGCTGTTGGCTGAGATGTATATGTGCTTTGAGGTTCTGAAGCCTGATTTTGTGCAGGCAAAAGACTTGCCTGATGGACACG CTGTCTCTCCCCGGGGTACTGAGACTTTACCATCTCAGAACAACAGCGGGAGCAG TTCTCCTGTGTTCAACTTCCGTCACCCGCTACTGTCACCTGGTGGCCCCCAGTCCCCACTCCGAGGATCCACAG GCTCCCTGAAGTCATCTCCGTCCATGTCTCACATGGAGGCTCTTGGCAAGGCCTGGAACCGCCAGCTTAG CCGTCCCCTCTCCCAGGCTGTATCGTTCAGCACTCCCTTTGGCCTGGACAGCGATGTAGACGTGGTCATGGGAGATCCTGTCCTGCTCCGCTCCGTCAGCTCAGACAGTCTGGGTCCCCCACATCCTGTGTCGTCATCATCCCGGAATCCTGCTCAGCCAACCCCAGAATCTGGAGACCTACCCACAATTGAAGAGGCCCTGCAGATCATCCACAGTGCTGAGCCCCGGCTGCTCCCTGATGGGGCCGCCGACGGCAGCTTCTACCTCCATTCTCCTGAGGGCCTCTCCAAACCACCGCTGGCCTCTCCTTACCCTCCTGAAGGAGCCTCAAAGCCACTGTCCGATGGGCTCAACAAAGCGCCCATCTATATAACCCACCCTGAGACCCCTTCAAAACCATCTCCCTGCCCAACAGGGGAGGTATTGAAACCACCGCCCCCATCTGAGGGGTCCCCAAAAGCTGTGGCTTCATCCCCCGCAGCCAACAACTCAGAAGTGAAGATGACCAGTTTTGCTGAACGCAAGAAACAGCTGGTGAAGGCTGAGGCCGAATCAGGAACGGGGTCTCCAACATCCACTCCCGCAGCACCTgaggccttgagctcagagatgaGCGAGCTGGGAGCGCGACTGGAGGAAAAGCGCCGAGCCATAGAGGCTCAGAAGCGACGCATTGAGGCCATCTTTGCCAAGCACAGGCAGAGATTGGGCAAGAGTGCTTTCCTGCAGGTGCAGCCTCGGGAGGCTGcaggggaggctgaggaggaggctGAGCTGGGCTCAGTTCCTGGTGGGGAACGACCAGCAGGTGAGGGCCAGGGTGAGCCATCCTCACGGCCTAAGTCAGTTACCTTCTCTCCAGATCTGGGCCCAGTGCCCCCAGAGGGACTGGGGGATTACAATCGAGCAGTCAGTAAGCTGAGTGCCGCTCTGAGCTCTCTGCAACGGGACATGCAGAGGCTCACAGACCAGCAACAGCGGCTTCTGGCCCCTCCAGAGGCCCCTGGACCTGCCCCACCACCTGCAGCCTGGGTCATCCCCGGACCCACCACTGGGCCTAAAGCGGCATCCCCTAGTCCTGCCCGTCGAGCCCCAGCTGCCAGGCGCAGCCCAGGGCCAGGCCCCAACCCGACACCCCGTAGTCCAAAACATGCAAGGCCGGCAGAGCTGAAGCTTGCACCCCTAACAAGGGTGCTCACACCACCCCATGATGTAGACAGCCTCCCTCACCTACGCAAGTTCTCACCCAGCCAGGTGCCTGTACAGACTCGCTCTTCTATCCTCCTGTCGGAGGGGACGCCTCCCGAGGAGTCCGCCACCAAGCCTGCCCTCATTGAGATCCCCCTAGCCAGCCTGGGAGAGCCTACTGCTGATGAGGAGGGAGATGGGAGCCCCCCTGGGGCTGAGGATTCCTTAGAGGAAGAGGCATCTTCTGAGGGAGAGCCCCGGACTGGCCTTGGATTCTTTTATAAG GACGAAGACAAACCTGaggatgagatggctcagaagcgAGCCAGCCTGCTTGAGAGACAGCAGAGGCGGGCAGAGGAGGCCCGGCGGCGTAAACAGTGGCAGGAGGCTGAGAAGGAACAGAAACGGGAAGAGGCAGCAAG GCTGGCTCAGGAGGAGGTCCTAGGCTTGGCCCCTGCAGCCACTGCAGCCCCTGCAGCCCCTGCTACCAGAGCTGCGGTCCCAGCTGAGGAGGAGGTGGGCCCCCGGAGAGGGGACTTCACCAGGCTTGAGTATGAGCGCCGGGCACAACTGAAGCTGATGGATGACCTTGATAAGGTGCTACGACCCCGGGCCTCAGGGACCGGGGGACCAGGGCGGGGCGGGCGCAGGGCCACCCGGCCACGCTCTGGTTGCTGTGATGACTCAGCCCTGGCAAGAAGCCCAGCCCGCGGCCTGCTGG GCTCACGACTCAGCAAGATCTATTCCCAGTCCACACTGTCCCTGTCTACTGTGGCCAATGAGGCTACCAATAATCTTGGTGTGAAGAGACCCACATCTCG GGCCCCTTCTCCATCAGGCCTCATGTCTCCAAGCCGCCTGCCTGGCAGTCGAGAGCGTGACTGGGAGAACGGAAGCAATGCTTCTTCGCCAGCATCAGTGCCTGAGTACACAG GTCCCCGGCTGTATAAAGAACCCAGCGCCAAGTCTAACAAGTTTATCATCCACAATGCCTTGTCACACTGCTGCCTGGCAGGCAAGGTGAACGAGCCCCAGAAGAACCGAATTCTCGAG GAAATCGAGAAGAGCAAGGCCAACCACTTCCTGATTCTCTTCCGGGACTCAAGCTGCCAGTTTCGGGCGCTCTACACTCTTTCTGGGGAGACGGAGGAGCTGTCGAGGCTGGCAGGCTATGGGCCTCGTACTGTCACCCCAGCCATGGTAGAGGGCATCTATAAGTACAACTCAGACCGCAAACGCTTTACCCAGATCCCTGCCAAGACCATGTCTATGAGTGTGGATGCCTTCACTATCCAGGGACACCTTTGGCAAAGCAAGAAGCCTACCACGCCCAAGAAGGGTGGCGGCACCCCCAAATAG